One part of the Arthrobacter tumbae genome encodes these proteins:
- a CDS encoding TerC family protein, giving the protein MLELPLAFQIGTFVVLGLVLLFDLLLVVKRPHEPSMKEAGLWVSFYVGLALVFAAIMFAVTGPEFGGQFVAGWVTEYSLSIDNLFVFIIIMARFSVPRKYQQEVLMVGIIIALILRGIFILLGAALISNFSWIFYIFGAFLLWTAYHQAKDSGEEEEDKENKLITKLRGVLPMSEHYDGNKIRTVVNGKKVFTPMLIVFITIGLTDLLFAVDSIPAIFGLTESAFIVFTANLFALMGLRQLYFLLGGLMTRLVFLKHALSIILAFIGVKLILHAMHENELPFINGGQHIEWAPVIPTFASLGFIVATIVVAVIASLLSPAGKRAKLDAELAADAERARTGGPEH; this is encoded by the coding sequence GTGCTTGAACTGCCCCTTGCCTTCCAGATAGGCACCTTCGTCGTCCTGGGGCTCGTGCTCCTGTTCGACCTTCTCCTCGTCGTGAAGCGTCCGCACGAACCCTCCATGAAGGAAGCCGGACTGTGGGTGTCGTTCTACGTCGGCCTCGCGCTGGTCTTCGCGGCGATCATGTTTGCCGTCACCGGACCGGAGTTCGGCGGCCAGTTCGTCGCCGGGTGGGTGACTGAGTACAGCCTGAGTATCGACAATCTCTTCGTCTTCATCATCATCATGGCGAGGTTCTCCGTACCGAGGAAGTACCAGCAGGAAGTGCTGATGGTGGGCATCATCATTGCGCTGATCCTGCGTGGAATTTTTATCCTGCTCGGCGCTGCCTTGATCAGCAACTTCTCGTGGATCTTCTACATCTTCGGTGCCTTCCTCCTGTGGACTGCCTACCACCAGGCCAAGGATTCCGGTGAAGAGGAAGAGGACAAGGAAAACAAGCTCATCACCAAACTGCGCGGTGTGCTTCCCATGTCAGAGCACTACGACGGCAACAAGATCCGCACCGTGGTCAACGGTAAGAAGGTCTTCACTCCCATGCTGATCGTGTTCATCACAATCGGCCTGACTGACCTGCTGTTTGCGGTGGATTCCATTCCCGCGATCTTCGGATTGACGGAAAGCGCGTTCATCGTGTTCACGGCGAACCTCTTCGCACTGATGGGGCTTCGCCAGCTCTACTTCCTGCTGGGTGGTCTCATGACCCGCCTGGTCTTCCTCAAGCACGCGCTGTCGATCATTCTTGCCTTCATCGGCGTGAAGCTGATCCTGCATGCGATGCATGAAAATGAGCTGCCGTTCATCAACGGCGGCCAGCACATCGAGTGGGCTCCCGTGATCCCGACGTTCGCTTCGCTGGGCTTTATCGTCGCCACCATCGTCGTTGCGGTCATCGCGAGCCTGCTCAGCCCGGCCGGCAAGCGCGCCAAGCTCGACGCCGAACTCGCCGCAGACGCCGAGCGTGCCCGTACCGGCGGTCCGGAACACTGA
- a CDS encoding alpha/beta fold hydrolase: MNSAIHHTGPVNVMRGVRSTSHRFRVPLDHGDPTGEQISLFAREYSSTDHSDAEAARLPWLLFLQGGPGVRGNRTTQLSGWMKAAARDFRILMLDQRGTGFSTPADPLTLPQRGTAVEQAGYLRHFRADSIVADAEVMRAALGSAPWTVFGQSFGGFCTLSYLSFAPEGMDRAIITGGLAPLAGPVERVYRSTFKRVAKRNAEYFGRYPQDRTAVTHIMRHLDRVEEVLPTGERLTPQRFQMVGSFLGGNTRVDALHYLLEDAFVGAYDGDRLSPVFLDQLQSVVSRRSNPLYALLHESIYCQGQASSWAAWRVLEEFPDFAPDAADPLLTGEMVYPWYFDEDPSLVPLQETAELIAAADDWGPLYDVPRLAANAVPAAAAVYSDDIYVDRDLSLETAASVRGLQVWETADFHHDGIHDDGDAIFSRLLAMTHTG; encoded by the coding sequence ATGAACTCTGCGATCCACCACACCGGACCTGTGAACGTGATGCGGGGCGTGCGCAGCACCTCCCACCGTTTCCGGGTTCCGCTCGACCACGGGGATCCGACGGGCGAGCAGATATCACTCTTCGCCCGGGAATACAGTTCCACGGACCACTCCGACGCCGAGGCCGCCCGGCTTCCCTGGCTCTTGTTCCTGCAGGGCGGACCAGGTGTGCGCGGCAACCGCACCACCCAGCTGTCGGGCTGGATGAAGGCGGCCGCCAGGGACTTCCGGATCCTGATGCTGGACCAGCGCGGCACAGGCTTCTCCACGCCGGCCGATCCCTTGACCCTGCCCCAGCGTGGCACCGCTGTTGAGCAGGCCGGGTACCTGCGGCATTTCCGTGCCGATTCGATTGTTGCGGACGCTGAGGTGATGCGCGCTGCGCTCGGCTCCGCGCCCTGGACCGTGTTTGGGCAGAGTTTCGGCGGATTCTGCACACTCTCCTACCTCTCCTTCGCGCCCGAGGGAATGGACCGTGCGATCATCACCGGCGGATTGGCGCCGCTCGCCGGGCCAGTCGAGCGCGTCTACCGCTCGACTTTCAAGCGGGTGGCGAAACGCAATGCCGAATACTTCGGCCGCTACCCCCAGGACAGAACCGCAGTCACGCACATCATGCGGCACCTGGACCGGGTGGAGGAGGTCCTGCCCACCGGAGAGCGCCTGACTCCCCAGCGTTTCCAAATGGTCGGCTCGTTCCTGGGTGGGAACACGCGGGTCGATGCGCTCCACTATCTGCTGGAGGACGCCTTCGTTGGAGCGTACGACGGGGACCGCCTCTCCCCTGTCTTCCTGGACCAGCTCCAGTCAGTGGTGAGCAGGCGCTCGAACCCGCTCTACGCGCTCCTCCACGAGTCCATTTACTGTCAGGGCCAGGCCTCCAGCTGGGCTGCCTGGAGGGTATTGGAGGAATTTCCGGACTTCGCGCCGGACGCCGCTGATCCGCTGCTCACCGGAGAGATGGTCTACCCCTGGTATTTCGATGAGGACCCCTCACTGGTTCCGCTGCAGGAAACGGCTGAGCTGATCGCCGCGGCGGACGATTGGGGCCCGCTGTATGACGTGCCCCGGCTGGCGGCCAATGCGGTACCTGCTGCCGCAGCGGTCTACAGCGATGACATCTACGTGGACCGGGACCTGTCCCTTGAGACGGCGGCCTCGGTTCGGGGCCTGCAGGTGTGGGAAACCGCCGACTTTCACCACGACGGCATCCACGACGACGGCGACGCCATCTTCTCGCGACTGCTCGCTATGACCCACACCGGTTAG
- a CDS encoding GNAT family N-acetyltransferase has protein sequence MTPIREARRDDVPTILQLIHDLAVYEKEPDAVRNTVEGLEEALFGPNPRIFAHIAEDDGGVQGFALWFLNYSTWEGVHGIYLEDLYVRPEARGSGYGKALLRNLAGIAAERGYARVEWSVLNWNEPSIRFYQSLGAHPQDEWTTFRLTGAPLAAFAGTGA, from the coding sequence ATGACTCCCATCCGCGAAGCACGCCGGGACGACGTGCCCACCATCCTGCAGCTGATCCACGACCTCGCGGTCTATGAAAAGGAACCGGACGCCGTGCGCAACACGGTGGAAGGGCTCGAGGAAGCCCTGTTCGGCCCCAACCCGCGCATCTTCGCCCACATCGCCGAGGACGACGGCGGCGTTCAGGGATTCGCCCTCTGGTTCCTCAATTACTCCACCTGGGAAGGCGTCCACGGCATCTACCTCGAGGACCTCTATGTTCGCCCCGAAGCCCGGGGTTCCGGTTACGGGAAAGCGCTGCTGCGGAACCTCGCAGGCATCGCTGCCGAACGCGGGTATGCCCGGGTGGAATGGTCGGTCCTGAACTGGAACGAGCCCTCGATACGGTTCTACCAGAGCCTGGGTGCCCATCCGCAGGACGAGTGGACAACCTTCAGGCTGACAGGAGCACCGCTGGCCGCGTTCGCTGGAACCGGCGCATGA
- a CDS encoding DEAD/DEAH box helicase has product MSIQEHLPQSERAGTPDADAVYTAFHAWSASTGLTLYPAQDEAVLELVSGNNVILATPTGSGKSLVAVAAHFHAVAEGRRSYYTAPIKALVSEKFFALCAIFGAENVGMVTGDSAVNQDAPIICCTAEILANIALREGTRADVGTVVMDEFHFYADPQRGWAWQVSLLELPQAQFLLMSATLGDVERFEKDLTERTGRATVLVSSGDRPIPLNFYYSEDPLQEALEELLSTHQAPVYVVHFSQAEAIERAQNLMSINVCTREEKDRIAALIASFRFSSGFGKTLNRLVRHGIGVHHAGMLPKYRRLVEQLAQAGLLKVICGTDTLGVGINVPIRTVMLTALSKYDGVRTRPLNVREFHQIAGRAGRAGYDTSGTVVVQAPDHVVENTKAMAKAVAKFGDDQKKLRQVVRRKPPQGFVSWGKPTYDRLVGGTPEPLASSFAVSHSMLLNLLERPGDPLSAVQNLLRNNHEPQARQFAHLRRAISIYRELVTAGIVERLAEPDEEGRTVRLRVHLQANFALNQPLSPFALASLELLDPESPAYALDVVSVIEATLEKPRQVLNAQEKKARGEAVAAMKADGLDYDQRMARLEEISYPQPLAELLQQAFDTYRSGAPWLGDFELTPKSVVRDMYERAMNFGEYVAFYSLARSEGILLRYLADCFKALRQTVPRDALREDLTDIIEWLGEMIRQVDSSLLDEWEQLAAGAAASDTATVNLPPEPDSVTSNERAFRVMVRNEMFQRVQLFADEDEDALGRLDESSGWNAARWAEALDGYFDAHDDIDDGPNARGPALLIIKQFPDRWEVRQILKDPSGDQDWGINAVVDLGASDEAGFPVVAITSVGGP; this is encoded by the coding sequence ATGAGCATCCAGGAGCACCTCCCCCAGAGTGAGCGCGCGGGCACACCCGACGCCGACGCCGTCTACACGGCCTTCCATGCGTGGTCCGCGAGCACCGGACTCACCCTGTATCCGGCGCAGGACGAGGCCGTTCTCGAGCTCGTATCGGGCAACAACGTGATCCTCGCGACCCCAACCGGTTCGGGGAAGTCGCTCGTGGCCGTTGCCGCGCATTTCCACGCTGTCGCTGAAGGTCGCCGGAGCTACTACACTGCCCCCATCAAGGCGCTTGTCTCGGAGAAGTTTTTCGCCCTCTGTGCAATTTTCGGTGCCGAGAATGTCGGCATGGTCACCGGTGACTCCGCCGTGAACCAGGACGCTCCGATCATCTGCTGCACCGCGGAGATCCTGGCGAACATCGCGCTGCGTGAGGGCACTCGAGCCGATGTGGGCACCGTTGTCATGGACGAGTTCCACTTCTACGCTGATCCGCAGCGCGGCTGGGCGTGGCAGGTCTCGCTGCTTGAGCTGCCGCAGGCCCAGTTCCTCCTGATGTCCGCGACGCTCGGTGACGTCGAGCGCTTCGAGAAGGACCTGACGGAACGCACCGGCCGCGCAACCGTCCTTGTCAGTTCCGGTGACCGGCCGATTCCACTCAACTTCTACTATTCCGAAGACCCCCTGCAGGAAGCGCTCGAGGAGTTGCTTTCGACGCATCAGGCGCCGGTCTACGTGGTGCACTTCAGCCAGGCGGAGGCGATCGAGCGCGCGCAGAACCTGATGAGCATCAACGTGTGCACCCGCGAGGAGAAAGACCGGATAGCGGCGCTCATCGCTAGCTTCCGGTTCTCTTCCGGGTTCGGCAAGACGCTGAACCGGCTTGTACGGCACGGAATCGGCGTGCACCACGCCGGAATGCTGCCGAAGTACCGGCGGCTGGTCGAGCAGCTTGCCCAGGCGGGGCTGCTGAAGGTGATCTGCGGTACCGACACCCTGGGCGTGGGCATCAACGTGCCTATTCGCACCGTCATGCTGACCGCCCTCAGCAAGTACGACGGCGTCCGTACCCGACCGCTCAACGTGCGGGAGTTCCACCAGATCGCCGGCCGAGCCGGGCGTGCCGGTTATGACACCTCCGGCACGGTGGTGGTCCAGGCGCCGGACCACGTCGTGGAGAATACCAAGGCGATGGCGAAAGCGGTCGCAAAATTCGGTGACGACCAGAAGAAGCTGCGTCAGGTGGTTCGCAGGAAGCCCCCGCAGGGATTCGTGTCCTGGGGCAAACCCACGTATGACCGCCTGGTCGGGGGCACACCGGAACCGCTGGCGTCCAGCTTTGCCGTCAGTCACTCGATGCTGCTCAACCTGCTTGAGCGCCCGGGCGACCCCCTGAGTGCCGTCCAGAACCTGCTGCGCAACAATCATGAACCGCAGGCGCGGCAGTTCGCGCACCTCCGGCGGGCGATCAGCATCTATCGGGAGCTGGTGACTGCCGGGATCGTCGAGCGTCTAGCCGAACCGGACGAGGAAGGCAGGACGGTGCGGTTGCGCGTCCACCTGCAGGCCAACTTCGCACTGAACCAGCCGCTGTCTCCGTTCGCCCTGGCCAGTCTGGAGCTCCTCGACCCGGAGAGCCCGGCCTACGCGCTTGACGTCGTCTCCGTGATCGAAGCAACCCTGGAAAAGCCGCGGCAGGTACTGAACGCCCAGGAAAAAAAGGCCCGCGGTGAAGCCGTCGCAGCCATGAAGGCGGACGGCCTCGACTACGACCAGCGCATGGCCAGGCTTGAGGAGATTTCCTACCCGCAGCCGCTGGCTGAGCTCCTGCAGCAGGCCTTCGACACCTACCGGTCCGGCGCTCCCTGGCTCGGCGACTTCGAGCTCACCCCGAAATCAGTGGTCCGCGATATGTACGAACGGGCCATGAACTTCGGCGAGTACGTTGCGTTCTACTCCCTCGCGCGGTCCGAGGGGATTCTGCTGAGATACCTGGCTGACTGCTTCAAGGCCCTGCGCCAGACCGTTCCGCGGGACGCCCTCCGGGAGGACCTGACCGACATCATCGAGTGGCTCGGTGAAATGATCCGTCAGGTGGACTCAAGCCTATTGGACGAATGGGAGCAGCTGGCGGCCGGCGCTGCCGCGTCGGATACCGCAACCGTCAATCTGCCGCCGGAACCGGATTCAGTCACGTCGAATGAGCGCGCGTTCCGGGTGATGGTCCGCAACGAGATGTTTCAGCGTGTTCAGCTTTTCGCTGACGAGGATGAGGACGCGCTCGGCCGGCTGGACGAGTCATCGGGCTGGAACGCGGCTCGTTGGGCCGAGGCTCTGGACGGATACTTCGATGCCCATGACGACATCGACGACGGCCCGAACGCGCGCGGTCCGGCGCTGCTGATCATCAAGCAGTTTCCGGACCGCTGGGAAGTACGGCAGATTCTCAAGGACCCGTCCGGCGATCAGGACTGGGGGATCAACGCTGTGGTCGATCTCGGTGCCTCGGACGAGGCCGGTTTCCCGGTTGTCGCCATCACGTCCGTCGGCGGCCCCTGA
- a CDS encoding trans-aconitate 2-methyltransferase, whose protein sequence is MRWDPAKYAAFSDHRSRPFFDLVGRIEHPAPRRVIDLGCGPGELSVVLARRWPEAEVLGIDSSPEMIERAHSLEDTPANLFFALGDVRDWMPEAATDVVVSNAVLQWVPGHQALLRRWAVALEDRAWLAFQVPGNFSAPSHVLMRGLAESERWNDQLGSVLRHDDAVSSPEDYHRLLCGAGLETEVWETTYQHRLTGADPVLEWVRGTGLRPVLAALPAADAAEFERTYARMLAEAYPPEADSGTLFAFRRIFAVGTTPTAGSSPAA, encoded by the coding sequence ATGCGCTGGGACCCCGCAAAGTACGCCGCCTTTTCCGATCACCGTTCGCGGCCGTTCTTCGACCTGGTCGGCCGTATTGAGCATCCGGCTCCGCGACGGGTCATCGACCTGGGCTGTGGGCCCGGTGAACTCAGCGTCGTGCTCGCACGCAGATGGCCGGAGGCAGAGGTGCTGGGCATCGATTCCTCTCCCGAGATGATCGAGCGAGCGCACAGCCTGGAGGACACCCCGGCCAACCTCTTTTTTGCCCTGGGAGATGTCCGCGACTGGATGCCGGAGGCAGCCACCGACGTCGTCGTTTCCAACGCCGTCCTGCAGTGGGTGCCCGGCCATCAGGCCTTATTGCGACGGTGGGCCGTAGCACTGGAGGACCGCGCCTGGCTGGCCTTCCAGGTTCCGGGCAACTTCTCAGCGCCCTCCCATGTGCTGATGCGCGGGCTGGCGGAGTCAGAACGCTGGAATGACCAGCTCGGTTCGGTTCTCCGTCATGACGACGCCGTCAGCTCACCCGAGGATTACCATCGCCTCCTGTGCGGTGCCGGTCTGGAAACCGAAGTCTGGGAGACCACCTACCAGCATCGGCTCACCGGAGCGGATCCGGTGCTGGAATGGGTGCGGGGGACCGGCCTGCGGCCGGTTCTTGCGGCGCTTCCCGCCGCTGACGCAGCAGAATTCGAGCGCACCTACGCCCGAATGCTTGCTGAGGCGTACCCACCCGAGGCCGACAGCGGCACGCTGTTTGCTTTCAGGCGGATTTTCGCCGTGGGCACCACACCGACAGCCGGGAGCTCACCAGCCGCGTGA
- a CDS encoding MBL fold metallo-hydrolase: protein MHDLTDVTIRSQSVSDMDNNVYLITAKATGVQVLIDAADDAPAIERLLADGAGDAGVPVKLALVITTHSHWDHVRALADVVRATGARTAAGVDDVGDIAVPTDVPLAHGDVGTFDGFTLEAIALRGHTPGSVALVYRDPGGPVHLFTGDSLFPGGVGNTGSDPQRFESLYTDVVERIFNSFDDDTIVHPGHGKPTTLGAERPSLAQWRSRGW from the coding sequence ATGCATGACCTAACCGACGTGACCATCCGTTCCCAATCCGTCAGTGACATGGACAACAACGTGTACCTGATCACAGCGAAGGCGACGGGTGTGCAGGTCCTCATCGACGCAGCCGACGACGCTCCGGCCATCGAACGCCTGCTCGCGGACGGCGCCGGGGACGCCGGCGTCCCCGTAAAGCTCGCCCTTGTCATCACCACGCACTCCCACTGGGACCATGTGCGCGCGCTCGCAGACGTTGTACGCGCCACCGGAGCCCGCACTGCTGCCGGCGTTGACGACGTGGGTGACATCGCGGTGCCCACCGACGTCCCGCTTGCCCATGGCGATGTGGGCACCTTCGACGGTTTCACCCTGGAAGCCATCGCCCTGCGCGGACATACCCCCGGTTCTGTAGCGCTCGTCTACCGCGACCCGGGCGGGCCCGTCCACCTGTTCACCGGCGACTCGCTCTTTCCTGGCGGCGTCGGCAACACGGGCTCGGATCCGCAACGTTTCGAGTCCCTGTACACCGACGTGGTTGAGCGCATCTTCAACTCGTTCGACGACGATACGATCGTGCATCCCGGTCATGGGAAGCCGACCACCCTCGGTGCGGAGCGGCCGTCCCTCGCCCAGTGGCGCTCACGCGGCTGGTGA
- a CDS encoding GntR family transcriptional regulator, translated as MNSDVSAWLRIDPTSSVPPYEQLRVQILDAANDGSLPVGTRLPPVRTLAGHLGVAVNTVARAYRELEQAHIVVTRSRAGTVVAAAGDEARRKAAEGAAEYARLIKANGLTEEEAVSYLRAALRRR; from the coding sequence GTGAATTCTGATGTATCGGCGTGGCTCCGGATCGATCCGACCAGTTCGGTCCCGCCATACGAGCAGTTGCGCGTACAAATCCTGGATGCGGCGAATGACGGCTCGCTTCCGGTCGGTACGCGGCTTCCCCCTGTGCGCACCCTTGCGGGACATCTGGGTGTAGCGGTCAACACCGTGGCCCGCGCATACCGGGAACTGGAGCAGGCCCACATTGTCGTCACCCGCTCGCGCGCGGGTACGGTGGTGGCGGCCGCGGGGGATGAAGCAAGGCGCAAGGCCGCCGAGGGAGCCGCAGAATATGCCAGGCTCATCAAGGCCAACGGACTTACTGAGGAAGAAGCGGTCTCATACCTGCGTGCGGCTCTGCGCCGTCGGTGA
- the uvrA gene encoding excinuclease ABC subunit UvrA — protein sequence MVSIATSVDSGLSHPDKMPQDLSRLVVKGAREHNLRNVDLDLPRDAMIVFTGLSGSGKSSLAFDTIFAEGQRRYVESLSAYARQFLGQVDKPDVDFIEGLSPAVSIDQKSTSKNPRSTVGTITEIYDYMRLLWARVGRPHCPVCGEAVTKQTPQQIVDQLMELEEGTRFQILAPVVRGRKGEFVDLFQDLAAKGYSRARVDGDLVQLTDPPKLGKQFKHTIEVVVDRLVIKGGVRQRLTDSIETALNLAEGRVLADFVDLESGDPHRLRAFSENLACPNEHPLAIDEIEPRSFSFNNPFGACPACTGIGTKLEVDEELVVPNPDLALGEGAIAPWALGTATLEYWTRLLEGLSKELDFSMTTPWKKLPAHARDAALYGKDHKVVVQYRNRFGRERKYSTGFEGAVQYIHRKHLETESDHARDRYEEYMRQIPCPECGGARLNPASLSVLINGRSIAEVAAMPMRECSDFLNNLVLTGREAQIASQVLKEIQARLRFLLDVGLEYLNLERAAGTLSGGEAQRIRLATQIGSGLVGVLYVLDEPSIGLHQRDNRRLIETLTRLRNLGNTLIVVEHDEDTINEADWIVDIGPGAGEHGGEVVHSGSLEDLLLNERSITGDYLSGRRKIELPAKRRKIDRSRQLKVVGAREHNLKGVDATFPLGVLTAVTGVSGSGKSTLVNEILYKVLANKLNGAKQVAGRHRRIDGLQHLDKVIHVDQGPIGRTPRSNPATYTGVFDNIRKLFAETTEAKVRGYLPGRFSFNVKGGRCEACSGDGTLKIEMNFLPDVYVPCEVCHGARYNRETLEVHYKGKTIADVLDMPIEEAAEFFAAFTPIARHLTTLVEVGLGYVRLGQPATTLSGGEAQRVKLASELQKRSNGRSIYVLDEPTTGLHFEDIRKLLQVLQGLVDKGNTVITIEHNLDVIKSADWVIDLGPDGGSGGGEIIATGTPEQVAVADVSYTGKFLAEALNS from the coding sequence ATGGTGTCTATAGCAACCTCCGTGGATTCCGGTCTCTCCCACCCTGACAAGATGCCCCAGGATCTTTCACGGCTCGTCGTCAAGGGCGCAAGGGAACATAACCTGCGCAACGTCGACCTTGACCTGCCGCGGGACGCGATGATCGTCTTCACCGGGCTTTCCGGTTCCGGCAAGTCTTCCCTGGCGTTCGACACCATCTTCGCCGAGGGCCAGCGACGCTACGTCGAGTCGCTCTCCGCCTATGCCCGCCAGTTCCTCGGCCAGGTGGATAAGCCGGACGTGGATTTCATCGAAGGCCTCTCACCGGCCGTGTCGATCGACCAGAAGTCGACCAGCAAGAACCCGCGGTCCACCGTCGGCACCATCACAGAGATCTACGATTACATGCGTCTGCTGTGGGCCCGCGTCGGCAGGCCGCACTGCCCGGTGTGCGGGGAGGCTGTCACCAAGCAGACACCCCAGCAGATTGTCGACCAGCTTATGGAGCTTGAAGAAGGCACCCGGTTTCAGATCCTCGCGCCCGTGGTGCGGGGCCGCAAGGGTGAGTTTGTCGACCTCTTTCAGGATCTGGCTGCAAAGGGTTATTCCCGTGCACGCGTGGACGGCGACCTTGTCCAGCTGACTGACCCCCCCAAGCTTGGCAAGCAGTTCAAGCACACCATCGAGGTGGTCGTGGACCGTCTGGTGATCAAGGGCGGTGTCCGGCAGCGGCTGACCGATTCCATCGAAACCGCGCTCAACCTCGCCGAGGGCCGCGTACTCGCTGACTTCGTCGATCTGGAGTCCGGTGACCCTCACCGGCTGCGCGCCTTCTCGGAGAATCTGGCATGCCCCAATGAGCACCCGCTTGCGATCGACGAGATCGAGCCGCGGTCGTTCTCCTTCAACAATCCCTTCGGCGCATGTCCCGCCTGCACCGGTATCGGCACCAAGCTGGAGGTGGATGAGGAACTCGTCGTTCCCAACCCGGACCTCGCCCTCGGTGAGGGAGCCATCGCCCCGTGGGCCCTGGGCACAGCGACGCTTGAGTACTGGACACGTCTCCTCGAGGGGCTGTCCAAGGAACTCGACTTTTCCATGACCACACCCTGGAAGAAGCTGCCTGCGCATGCCCGGGATGCCGCACTGTACGGCAAGGACCACAAGGTGGTGGTGCAGTACCGCAACCGCTTTGGCCGCGAGCGGAAGTACAGCACCGGCTTCGAGGGGGCAGTCCAGTACATCCACCGCAAGCACCTCGAGACGGAGTCGGACCACGCCCGGGACCGCTACGAGGAATACATGCGGCAGATTCCCTGCCCCGAATGCGGAGGAGCGCGGCTCAACCCTGCGTCGCTGTCCGTCCTGATCAACGGGCGGTCCATCGCTGAAGTAGCCGCCATGCCCATGCGGGAGTGCAGCGACTTCCTGAACAACCTCGTCCTCACGGGGCGCGAGGCGCAGATCGCGTCCCAGGTTCTCAAGGAGATCCAGGCGCGGCTGCGCTTCCTGCTGGACGTCGGGCTCGAGTACCTCAATCTGGAACGGGCCGCGGGCACGCTTTCCGGCGGGGAGGCGCAGCGGATCCGTCTTGCCACGCAGATCGGCTCCGGTCTGGTCGGCGTGCTGTATGTCCTGGACGAACCCTCCATCGGGCTCCACCAGCGGGACAACCGGCGGCTCATTGAGACGCTGACGCGGCTGCGGAACCTTGGCAACACCCTAATCGTGGTTGAACACGATGAAGACACCATCAATGAGGCTGACTGGATCGTCGATATCGGACCGGGTGCGGGGGAACACGGCGGCGAAGTTGTCCACTCCGGTTCGCTGGAAGACCTCCTCCTCAACGAGCGGTCCATCACCGGGGACTACCTGTCCGGGCGCCGGAAGATCGAGCTGCCGGCCAAGCGCCGCAAGATTGACCGCTCCCGCCAGCTCAAGGTTGTGGGCGCCCGCGAACACAACCTGAAGGGCGTTGACGCAACGTTCCCGCTGGGAGTTCTGACTGCCGTGACCGGGGTCAGCGGATCGGGTAAGTCCACGCTTGTCAACGAGATCCTGTACAAGGTGCTCGCCAATAAGCTCAACGGCGCCAAGCAGGTGGCCGGACGCCACCGCCGAATCGACGGGCTCCAACACCTGGACAAGGTCATCCACGTTGACCAGGGCCCGATCGGCAGGACCCCGCGCTCGAACCCCGCTACCTACACCGGGGTCTTCGACAACATCCGCAAGCTGTTCGCTGAAACAACGGAGGCAAAGGTCCGCGGGTACCTGCCCGGCAGGTTCTCCTTCAACGTCAAGGGCGGCCGATGCGAGGCATGCTCCGGCGACGGCACGCTGAAGATCGAAATGAACTTCCTGCCCGATGTCTATGTGCCGTGCGAGGTGTGCCATGGCGCTCGGTACAACAGGGAAACGCTTGAGGTTCACTACAAAGGCAAGACAATCGCCGATGTGCTCGATATGCCGATCGAGGAAGCAGCGGAGTTCTTCGCTGCATTCACCCCAATCGCGCGGCACCTCACCACCCTGGTGGAGGTGGGTCTGGGGTACGTACGCCTCGGGCAGCCCGCCACCACCCTGTCCGGTGGTGAAGCGCAGCGCGTGAAGCTGGCCAGCGAACTGCAGAAGCGTTCGAACGGACGCAGCATCTATGTTCTTGATGAACCCACGACGGGGCTGCACTTCGAAGATATCCGCAAGCTGCTGCAGGTCCTGCAGGGTCTCGTGGACAAGGGGAACACCGTAATTACCATCGAGCACAACCTTGACGTCATCAAGAGTGCTGACTGGGTGATCGACCTCGGCCCTGACGGCGGGTCTGGCGGCGGCGAGATCATCGCCACGGGAACCCCGGAGCAGGTTGCTGTCGCGGACGTGAGCTACACCGGCAAGTTCCTGGCGGAGGCCCTGAACTCCTGA